One Aegilops tauschii subsp. strangulata cultivar AL8/78 chromosome 2, Aet v6.0, whole genome shotgun sequence genomic window, CACCGTGGGCGAGACCGCAGAGGTGTCGTCTTCCTGATTTGGCAGGTCGTGGGAGCCGGAGTGATGGTCGTTGTCAGAGTGGAGGTCACTGTTGTTGGAATCAACCACGGCAGACCAGTCCGGCACGGACTTGGTGCAATCATCCGAGTTGGTTTGGGTTAGCTAGCTTTGTACTAGTATAAATATAGTTGTACCCTATGCCTGTAATCAGATAAGATCAAAGCAATAAAGTACAAAGGCACGTCACGGGCCTTTAGCCATCAACTCGTGTGTTCTCTCGTCTGTGTTTCCGGCGACTTGTACGTAGCCGCCGGCTGATTGCTAGTTTCAACTAGCTAGCTTTCCACGTACGTCTTCAAGCCAAGAATCGATCCACGTCCACGACTACGACGGAAAGTACTCGTCTACGAGTAGTGCGACGTATATCGGGACCTAGTgccaacaattggtatcagagcaaggttggTCTTCTAGTAACGGAGGATCATGGCGGACGACGATAAGAACAAGCAACTGGCAGAATACTCCGGTGCGGCTAAAGTATTTGCTGCTCCGGCGAGTTCGTCGTACCCACGATTTGATCGCGAGAACTGCGGGGTCTGGAAGGCCCTCATGGAGTGTGGTCTCCGCGTCAACGAGCTATGGGACGCGGTCGACCCAGGAGGCAACGCGTTCAAGAAGGAGGGAGCCGAGCACCGGAAGGATCGCCAGGCGGCGTCGGCGATTTACTCGGTGATGCCGATGGATGTCCTCCAACACCTGATCGCCAAAGAAACGGCGAAGGAAGCGTGGGACCTTGAAGCTCATGTTCGAGGGACACACCCGCGTCAAGCAAGCCAATCTCCAAACTCTCCTAAGGAACTATGAGACTTTGGTGATGGGCGACAATGAGTCCGTGGATGCGTTCGCTTCACGGGTGGCTACTCTCGTCAATCGGATCCGCGCGCTTGGTGAAAACCTCACGGAGACCTCGGTTGTCCGGCGGTTCTTGCGCGCAGCCCCTCCCCGGTACCTGCAAATTGTCATGGCGATCGAGCAGTGCATCGATCTCGAGACTCTCTCCATCGACGATCTCGTCGGACGCTACAAGGCTCACGACGAGCGTATGCGGTACAGTCTCGGGGAAGGGAGGAACGATGAGAATGTCATGCTCACACGGGCTCAGTGGCTGGCGCTGGACTCAAGGAGAGGAGGCGAGGGCTCTAGCAGCAACACTCGCCAAGATCGTGCGCCAAAAGAACAAAGTAAGAAGAACGCCGGCGACGGCGCtccgaagaagaagaagttcgACAAGCGCAAGATCAAGTGTCACAACTGTGGCATCATGGGGCACTTCAAGTCGGAGTGCAAGAAACCACCGAAGGAGAAAGCTCTCCTGGCCAAAGGAGGCGATGATGGAGACATGATGCTCATGGTCGAAGTATGCGAGTTAATGGACAAGGACAGTCCAGCTCCAAAGGCGCCGGCTACAGAGGTTGTCACGCTCATAGAGGAGGATGTTTATCTTCACGATAAGAAGAGGATGAACACGTCGAGGCACGTGTGGTACCTCGACACGGGCGCTAGCAACCACATGACCGGCGACAAGGACCAGTTTTCTGAGGTCAGTGTTTCGGTGGGAGGCACGGTTCGGTTCGGTGACGGACGGACCGTTGACATCGCAGGGCGAGGTACTATCCTGTTTGAGTTGAAGAACGGCGGTCACAAGGTACTCACGGATGTGTACTATATTCCCAAGTTAAAGAGCAGCATCATCAGTCTTGGTCAGCTCGAGGAGCGTGGTTGCAAGATTGTGCTCGAAGATGGCTATCTATGGGGGTATGACCGTCAGAGGATGCTAATTATGAAGGTGAAGAGGTCACCGAACAGGCTTTACGTCCTCAACTTGGATCGTGTGCATCCAGTATGTCTCTTGTCAAGCATGGACGACTCGGCATGGAAGTGGCACGCGCGCTACTGTCATCTAAATTTCCAGGCTCTTCGGCAACTTGGACAAAAGGAGATGGTACGTGGTCTACCGTGCATCAATCATGTCGACCAAGTGTGCGACGGTTGTCTCATTGGGAAACAAAGGCAAGCCCCGTTCCCAAGAGAGGGAAACTTTAGAGCGAGTAAAGCTCTTGAGTTGGTCCACGGAGACTTGTGCGGACCGATTACACCGGCCACCCCTGCCGGAAATAGATACTTCTTGCTCGTCGTCGACGACTTCAGCAGATTCATGTGGATCGTGTTGTTGAAGCCAAAGGACCAAGCTTTGCAAGCCTTCAGGATAATAAAGATGGCGGCTGAAGTAGAATCTGAAGCCAAGCTGAAGGCCCTCCGTACCgatccggggggggggggggggttgagttCAAGTCTCGTGCATTCACGGAATTTTGCGAAGCTCAAGGGATCAAGAGGTATCTTACGGCGCCATATTCACCGCAGCAAAACGGTGTTGTGGAACGGAGGAATCAGACCGTGGTAGCGATGGCACGAAGCATGCTGAAGAGTAAAGGCATGCCGGGCAAGTTTTGGGGTGAGGCGGTCAATACGGCCGTTTATTTGCTGAACCGGGCTCCAACCAAGAGTGTGGTTGGGATGACGCCGTACGAAGCATGGTACGGACACAAGCCCACGGTTGATCATCTTCGCACTTTCGGGTGCGTGGCGCATGTGAAGACAGTGACCGGGCATACTAGCAAATTGACGGATCGGAGTACTCCAATGGTGTTGGTTGGCTATGAAAAGGGAACAAAGACATACCGTGCGTGCAACCCCTCGACCAATAAGGTGGTTGTGACGCGTGACGTGGTCTTTGAAGTAGTGAGGACATCGTGGTTTGGGGGGGTGATTGTTGGAATCAACCACGGCAGACCAGTCCGGCACGGACTTGGTGCAATCATCCGAGTAGGTTTGGGTTAGCTAGTTTTGTACTAGTATAAATATAGCTGTACCCTATGCCTGTAATCAGATAAAATCAAAGCAATAAAGTACAAAGGCACGTCATGAGCCTTTAGCCATCAACTCGTGTGTTCTCTCGTCTGTGTTTCCGGCGACTTGTACGTAGCCGCCGGCTGATTGCTAGTTTCAACTGGCTAGCTTTCCACGTACTCTTCAAGCCAAGAATCGATCCACGTCCACAACTCCGACGGAAAGTACTCGTCTACGAGTAGTGCGATGTATATCCGGACCTAGTGCCAACAACTGTTGTCAGGGGAGAGGAGGTTGTTGGCGCGTGCCGCTGCCGGGGGGAGCAGCGGATCGCCTACCAGCGGCTGGACGAAGTTGATGCGGCAGGCAGGGAGCGAGGTGTcacgcggcggtggagtgggcATGCGGTCGGAGGAGTGAGAGCCGTTACATGGGCTACCCAGCCCGCAAGTCCACCTCCAAGCGCCATGGACGTGTGGGCCACGGCTGTTGtcgccgtcgttgtcgtctccGAGAGGGACGGAGAGGTCCTCGAAGATGGCCGACGTCTTGATCCTCCTGAGCTTGACATCCACGATTTGGGATGGGGGCAGACGGAGGATGCAGCCGTCCGGGGTGGCGTTGTCGCTCTCGACACGAACGAAGGTGCGGACGACCGTGAAGTCGCCGGCAACGAGCGTGTTTTGGTCGACGCAGCACAGGACCCCGAAGTGGCCGAAGACGAAGTTGGCGCCTTGAGGATGCCACAGCTCGAGGGGAAGTTGGTAGCCTCGATCTCCACCAGGCGATCGTAGCGCGTGGTGGCGCGGTTGTCGGCCTCCGGACGGAAGAGAGTGACGGTGACTCCGGCGAAGACAGCAGGGAAGAACGCCATAGCGGCTTCGCGGACCTCATGGGTGTCGAAGACGATGAGGGCCGCGCAACCAGTGGTGGCGGCACAGTAGAAAGTGGGGAAGTTGGCGTGGTGGTCGATGGCGCGCCGGATGAGGTCGTAGGGCTCCACCATGACCGCGTCGAGGTGCACAAAGCAGAAATGACCGACATCGTGGATGAGCCCAGAGGAGACGAAAATGTCTGGGTAGGTTGAATGGGCGCGGCCAGGGGAGGAAGCCGATGAGGAGGACGGCGAGGCGGGGCGGACCAGACCTTGAACGGCAGAGGCCGCATCAGATGGCAGCGCCGAGTCCCCATCAGAGGAGGCGAGGGAGTCCGCcggagcgggggggggggggccttgGAAGCCGAGGCGTTGGCGGAGCTGCCCATGGTGGAGGGGTGGCTAAGGAGGCGGAAGCGGTGGAGAGCGAGAGGGAGGTGGGATGAGCACTCAAAGCTGCGGTGGCCGGAGCAGCGCACAGGGTCACGGCACGCCTGAACGAGGTGGTCACGAGCTAAACAGCGAAAGAAGAGAGGGCGGGAGCGAATGCGGGGAGGGAAGGCCATGCTTGTGTGCTTAAAAGGGGCAGGAGGGTTCAGGCGGGCAGAGGGCTGGGGAGCGGAGCGGGAATGGCTAGCCTGCAACTTTTGGGGGGAGGTGAGCACGTCGCGGTAGGAGGGCACAGAGGCGGAGGCCACGGCGATGGGACTTGGCTTGGTAACCGTGAGCGGCGCAGCAGGTGAGAACGGCGAGCTCTCGAGAGCGCTGGTAGTAGGCCGGACGTGGGTAGGACTGTGCTGCTCGCATGGGTGCACAGCATGCAGAGCGTGGACCGGCTGGTTTGGGAGGGGAGGCGTATGCACTGGGTCTATGGGGGCGGGTCTGAGAGTTAGGTAAGCATTAACTACGGATGGGGATGAGGTACGGGCCGAGGGGGAAAGGTGAGGCGGAGTGGTGGCGCGAACAGGGGAAGGCGAGCGAGGGTGGTGACCGGTCCTGTCCGCGCCGCTCGCCGGTGATAGTGAGGATGCCGAGGCGTCCGGTGCGTGGTGAACATTGTCccggaaggggggggggggggggggggggggggggggtgggggtggcagGATGGGAGGCTTGCCAAGCAGAGAGACATGCTGTCTATCGCGGGCATCCTAGGCAGGAGCCGCGAGCGGGACCGTGGCTGCCAAGTTAGCGCGAGGTAGGGATTCAAAATTTGAAAGGGACGCTGACTTGGCATCCTGAAGCGATTTGGAAAGGACGAACGTAATACCAGGAGTGAAAACAGGCGACCGTTGGGTTATCTTAGTCAAAATGTCAGCAGACGAGACAAGCGCAAGGAAAATATTTTCCTGGTAGAGCAGGACGACGAAGCTAGAACTGCCCGAGAAGAAATGATTCAGGGCCAACTTAACTAGACAAGCACTTGGTTTTGCTACTGCTGAAAAAAGACTGATCCAGAGAATAGAGTGGCGAGTAGGGTCAGGAGGAGCATTGGCAGGGGGAACAACACCTAAATTGAAACTACGCAGGATGAGGGAACGAAACTTAAACCCATGACGTAATGGACGAATCTGAACTGCATGCCGAGACGAGCAATCCTCTGCTCGAAGTTGTGGGATCGCCGCCAAACAGGCAGTGGAGGATGAGATCACAGAGCACCGGAGTGATGGTAGGTGGAATTGGAAGAAAGTAGTCGTAAGCTGGCAGCAAGGCGGCGCAGGGGCCGAAGGTGCAGAGACGAACGATTTGAGCCTGGCCCAAGCAGCATTTTCGAACTTGAGGCCAGTAGAGTGATGAAGGAAAAGCGTGTCCGACAGGGAGCGGCAAGACTGGAGGTCGCTTGAGCCCGAGAGCGTGGCCAAAGACGGCTGGAAGGGAAGGAAACACGTCGAGAAGAGGCGACGGTGAATAGGTTTAAGGTTGAGAACCTGTCGCACGAGGTCAGCATGCGGAACCGAGAACAAGAAGGTTTGGTCGTGGAGCAAACGAACATTGAAGCACCGAGCTACCCCTCCGATGACTGCCTGAAGGAGAGCACCGGCGAGCAGCTCATCAAAGCAAAGCTTAGAGGAAGAGACTCGAAGGCAGATGAGGTGGTCGGAGGGGCCAAAGGCGCAGTCCGGCAGGACAGAGGGGTCAAGGCCATCCCCATCTCCGAGGCCGAGGAAGAGGTGGAGAGAGGCCTGCGCCCGGCGGTCGTAGCGAGGggaggcggccggcggcggccCAGAGGCGGCGGAGGTGGGAGTTGGAGGGGCGAGAGGCGAGAGGGGAGCGCATGGTTCGCCTATCGCACACAGAAGATATTTTCAACAGAGAAATAATTTGTTTGCAAAATCTTGTGTTGTGAGTTAACACCTGTTTCTTTGAATTGCTCGCTAGATGTCTGAATTTATAATAGCAGTAAGCAAATACTGAGAATGCGATGCACATATTCTGGATTAACCGAGAACAATTATGTCCTTGGGTTAACAACCATAATTAAGCAACACTCCAAAGCATAAAGACATATTTCAAGACAAACTTGTGTGTTAAAGCATGTGCATTCTGGATTAACCAAAAACAGTCCAGACTGCAGAAGTGCAGATTCACAAACGTAACGAACACTATAAAGTGCCCATTGCAATTTCAGGGGAAAAGCTGCTTGTTAAAGTAAATGTGGCTGCATTACAAAAAGCCACACTGTTCAAATATGAAGGATGAAATTCACCGTTCCATTTCCTCCTGAACGCGCATATCCTTCCCTTCACCTGTATGCATTGCAACATTTACTCGGCGCGAATAAAGCTGAATAGTCTTTGCCACATAAAATTACGAGTGAAGCAGCTTTTTTACCTCTGTTGTTGGATCTTGGGATAACAAAGAGTGCTCCCAGTACAAGAAAAGAAACACATGGTTACTGAATCTTTATCCTCTGAACTGAAAAGTAAATATGAAGAGATACATGGTTAACTGCCTTACTGGGTAACTGTTCTAGGCTCCTGACAGGCTGGCGCTGGACGGCTGGACCTCCCGCTGGCTTGCTGGCGTGGGCGCCTTGCGGCGTGCTCCCCTCCTTCAAGCGAGCGGTGGCCCACTCCCCGTCTCCGACTACCTCCGACCTGCCGCGGCCGATTCCGGGAGCGGCTGCTGGAAGAACGGCAAAACCCTATTTGAGGCCTACAGCGACgccagttgggccggcccagtcaGCGAACATAGCTCTCACAGTTGTAGGCTTGTAGCGTTTTCTCGTTGGTTTTTTATTCTGTTCAGATCAGATATTTCGTTCTCTTTTTCCTTTGCCCGTTTTAGTTTTTTATGTACTAGCAAAAGGGCCCGTGCATTGCAATGGGAAAAAATAATCTTTAATGGCCATTGCCATATTTTGTTGCATCACCGAGATACTATTTGCAAACATTTCTTTAAaattttgtgaatattttttaaacAATTTTCTTGAATCGGCCAACATTTCATGAATCGGTGAACATTCTTTTTTGGAAAATGGTGAACAATTTTTCAAAATTTATGAATATTTCTTGAtttaatgaacattttttaaaatgcaTGATCATTTTTGAATCGGCGAACATTTTATGAATTAATAAACTATTTTGTAAGTGAAGGACAGTTTTTGAATTTTTAGGATATCTTTCCATTCATGAACAGTGATTGAATTGgcaatttttttcaattttgtgaatattttttaatacacgaaattttaaaaaaatcatgaacatgtttTGATTTCCCGAGCATtcatttcaaaatttataacCTTTTTTTAATATGCAAACATTTGTTACAATttgcgaacattttttaaatccaAAAACACTTTATGATTTATTAAAACTATATTTTTTAAATTATAATTGTttttatttttgaacttctttAAAGTTCCAAATTATCTAACGTAGAATAAAATAAAAATGGAAAATaataaaatagaaaaataaatataaaaacagGCTGCCCGGACATGGGCCGATCCAAATGGGTGTGTTGCGTCTTCTCCCAGTGTGCAGAGAGCAGTATAGGAGATCCCTACAGTATCAGCCGGCCCAGGTGGGGGATATCTCTGCGTAAAACTTTTTTATCACTTATATGTGGCATCGCTGGGTAATAACTTTGCAGGCAACTTCTGTGCCGTACCCTAGAAGCAATtgcccctttaatattaggtATATAGATTTTTagatatttttttctttttgtttccttttttcctttGGGTATTTTCCTTTTTTTAATATATGGTGAACATTGTTTTAATACAAGCTGAACTTTCTAAATATACGATAAACTATTTTTAATATATGGTGAATAATTTTTTAAATCATAAGATATTTTTTTTGAAACACATGCCAAgcatttttttattatttttgaaaagaTCCGAAAGGAAAATGTTACAATTTACAACTGACAAAGGAAGAAAAAACGATTAGAAAAATTAAAAAGACAAACCGTTTAAGTGAGGTTGCCTGAGTGGGCAAACCCATTTCTATTTATTTCAGGCGTCGGCTGAAATGGGCGTCAAACTAGGAGACCTCACATACAGTTAAAAAAAACAAGGAGATCTACTGGAATGGGGTTGTGGTCTTGTGACTTCTGAGTGTGGTACTACAGTCAGTTTTCTGGGCTGGGCTATTTAGAGGCGCGGTGATTTTCTGGCTTTGGGCTGTTTCCACAccagtacaaaacagggctttcgtcacagggcaatattcacattaatcccggttcagtcacgaactgggattaatgtgagcattggtcccggttcgtgcagctaaggcattagtcccggttcacctgggccctttagtcccggttggtgccacgaaccgggactaaagggtgcgatgcccattagtaccggttggtggcaccaaccgggactaaaggttagacctttagtaccggttccagccacgaaccggtactaatgggctttgaggcattagtaccggttcatggcacgaaccgggactaaagggcccatcaaactctaccccccctgtggaccgccttttcagttttagaaaatataaaagaaaatgatggaaatgtcaaaaaaataaaataaaataagttttccatgtgatatgtggtctagttgttgggaaaattaacaaatatgaatttcgactttatttgcaaaatctccctggaatttcttaaaatgggcataacttttgcatacgaactcggatgaaaaagttttttatatgagaAATCATCTACCCGAAAAGTTACATCAGAAAActaacagaaaaaagatacggggcttttaagatctggagaggcaaaaaaattcaaaaaatttcaaattgtggtcaaactgtggtcaaacaatggtcaaactaattattctagaatattagtgttagtaaataattatttcagtttttttgaattttggtcaaatctggtcaaactgtggtcaaacagtggtcaaacaatggtcaaactaattattccagaaatattagtgttactaaataattattgttttttaaaacaataatttcaaactcaaacagtgaaatgtgtcacttcatgctcaagctaaattcctgagggttaataggattgacatcttactattgtcaggaaaacaacaagtgcagacttggaaatgagggagaatagaacccggaagttaagcgtgcttaggctggagtagtgagaggatgggtgaccgtccgggaagttagatgatttggaatgatgaggggtgattagagattagaggataaattgagcagtgatgaggggtggtgattagagattagaggttaaaataattcagaaatttgaaaataaaaaaaaataaaaaaatttgcaaaatttttttcaaaaaaaaaacataaaatttcctttagtcctggttggtaacaccaaccgggactaaaggtggagctccaggctgcgtccatgtggacggcctttagcccggttcgtgtaagaaccgggactaaaggagggaggcattagtaatgaccctttagtcccggttcaaaaaccgggactaaaggcccttaccaaccgggacaaaagcccccttttctactagtgtccaATTGGATCAAATTTCCCTGAAACTCTCAAACCGGTTAAATCACTCCCAACTCTAGTAAAACCATATCAATGTCCCCCTGGATGGTATTGGGTAGGATTTGAAGTGATACTAGACAACAAAGTGCCCACCCCCAACTCCTCCCCTACCTCCGTCTCTCTCATGTGTGGGGTGTGCATCGTGCACTTCCGCAACTCTAAATTTTGATTCAattggaaaggagagaagggggTGGGGGTATACTTTTCTCTAAATTTATACTTGTGATTTTGGAGGCCAGGCTCAAGCCCATCCCTAGAATTCGCCACTGGCTAGTGATCCTTCCTATGTCGAAATTGCACGATTCTCCTTTATAGGTCGCCTTCACACTCGGAGCTGCCCCTTCGTCGACACCGACTATTTGGCAGTTATTAGTGTGGCTTGGAGTGTCTAGTGCAGTGATGGGCCGTCCGCGGTAAAGACGGGGTCGCTTGGTCGAGGAGTGATGCTGGAAAAACTTGTGTGTTGCCTCGATGATATTTTCTTGTTCACGGTATGTCGTTTGTCTATTGTGAGCCAGGTCGCACGGGCTATGTACCCAAATATTGCCTTCCTTGACGGTAGGTTTATCCGCCAATTAACAGAGCACTTCTTTATTTCTAAGTCAATGGACTTTGTGTATGGTCTTTGGTACCTATCCGTTTTGGAAAAAAGAAGTACAAACAGCTGTTCAGTCCCAACAACTAACAATGATTGGCCGAATCAAATAAGTGGTGATGCTCCAGCATCTAGCTAGTGTATATCCATACCACCTCGTCATCTCTCTCTCCTTCCTCTCCATTTCCCCAGTGGTGCCGATCGAACCCACCCCTTGCAGCCTCGAGCTCGTCCACCGCAGCAGCGGCCGCCTCATGGGTCATCATGCGACAGACGTCCATCAGTGGTGATGCCTCGTTCTCGTCCATCAGTGGTGATGCGTTCCTATATTCCGTAGTGGACCTAGATGATGTCATCAAGCACAGCGGGTTTGGAGTGTTGGCCGATTCCTTGCAGGCAATGAGGTGTTCAACTCGTTCATTGTTGCACACAAGGTGGAGATATCATGCAAGAAATGAGTACTTAAATTTAGAGAAGGGTGTGGCTAAACCCAAACCCCGGTACATGTAAACCGTACTTAAATTTAGCCGTTCCAAGACTAATGTGAGGTCAAATATTTCTACTGCGCCACTGCCAACATAGTGACCAGGCACATCATGACTATTCGCAAAAAATATTTTATAGATCATGGCTAGATGTACATATGCATGAGATAAATATAACATAGTACGTACAACTTACTGAAGTTATgtgaaaattgaaaaaaaaaatctaACCCTGGAAGACTTGTGAATGTGAATACACCATACTTTAGAAACAAAATTACAAACATCGAATTGTAAATCATATAATCTTGCATTCGAATATAAACATATTGGAGAACTGTAAAATTACCATGTGATCGAGATGCCCTTTAGAGCCACGAGTCCTAACTGAGAGCCCCAAGTATCAAATGTATGTGATTTACAAGATTTTGTATATACTTTTAAGTTTCCATTGTGGTGGTGTGAAGAATCAAAGTTTGTTCTAGCAGAAAGAATAAAGAATTTGTCCGCCTTTCAATGCCGATATTAGCTTTGTGTggctaaagaaaataaataaatataacaACGAGATTCAAAAATGAAATTGTGGGATAGCATTTTTATAGTGAATTTTAAGTGGAGGAAAGTTTCTGGAAATAGAATTGCAATTTTTTTTGAGACAAACTCACGAAGCTTTATTAATTCGTCACAATGTTTACAGGGACGGATGCTAAATTCCCGGGATGCCCTAACCACACATGGCGGCCACCACCGAGAGAAAAAGCATGCTTCGCTAAGTTGTGAGCTTCATGATTGGAGCTCCTAAATTCATGACTAAAACTGCAGAAATCAAAAAGCGCAGAGTGGTCTATTATTTCATGTACAATTGCACCGTAGCTAGCCGAGTTATCCAGCTGTAAATCTTGTACCACCACTTTGCAGTCTGATGCAACTTCAATCCTCCTCTCGTACAAATCATCCGCCAATGCTAAGGCTTCTCTGATAGCCAACGCCTCCAAAGTAGTCGGATTAGTGATGTGATTAAAACAGAGAGTCGAAGCCCCCAAGAATAGGCCGCTGTCATCTCTGCATATTGCACCCACAGTCCCAAAACCAGCGCTGGACACCGCAGCATCCACATTTAGTTTCACATTGCCCGTACTAGGTGGCACCCAAGACGAGGAGCGTACCACCGCCGCCCCTGGTTCCTTGGTGATCTGTTATTGACAACCTGCAGCTCGGCCAGATATTTGGTAATGAAAGTATTAACTGAGTTTGGTGCTTTGAAGATATTTTCGTGGATAGCCTTCCGTCGGGCTCCCCAGATTGCCCATAAAGTAATGACCAGGTGATCAAACAGCTCCTTTGGGAGGATTTCATTCATAGCAAACAGCCACTCCTTCGGATTATCTTCCCCCCGATCAATCATATGTGATACTAACTCCTCAGGCGCCAGAGCCCATACACTTGCCGCCATCGGACAAGAGATAAGCGCATGTTTCCATGTATCGACTGCACCGCAAATTGGGCAAGTGTCTTGCGTAGCCATATGCCGGTGCTTCAACAGAGTGACTGTCTGGCAAGACGCCATACAAACACTTTCAGCTTTGAGGGGACCTGCAGGTGCCATATCagacaccatttgctattttcgTTGGGATCATACGAGGTGCTCCCTTCCACATCGATCAGGGCATCATGGGCGTGTTTTAGTCTTAGTATCATCCTGTACGCTGAGCGTACACTGAATCCTCCGCGGGGCTCTTCATGCCATGCCCAGAAATCATCGACCTGGCGTGTGCATAGCGGGATCCGCAGAATTGCCTCCATGAGTGAAAACAGACCTAGGCCTAGGCTGGGGCGCATGTCGTGTCTTGCTACAGCCCAAACTTGAGGTGCGGGCTGGATTCTCGGCCTGCCGAGGCCCAGGCAGTGCGAGGGCCACTTCTTGCTGGCTGAACTGGCCCGATTAAGATAGTACATCGTCTTCAGAAAGGCAACAATTGCCCAAGAATGAGATGCCGCTGCTGGAGGTCGCCGGAGCTCCAGCACATGGCGGTATTGAGCCCGGGCACGTGCCCTACATGAAGGAACGGTAAATTCGTGGAAGCTAACCATATGTAGTGCAAGAACAAGCTGATCAGCTATTTGTAGCATGGTCAGCTATTTTTATTCTGAAGTattaaaaatacaaaaaatacctAACAAAGTTCAGACTGAAGTCCCAACTTATCTCCCTAGTAAAACATCAACTTGCTATTGCATCATTAGCACAACAAGAGAGGTTAGTAAAAGataattttatttttcttttcaaACTTTGACGGGGAGATAAAGAAGACTTTCTTAAGTATATATGAGGTGAGAAAGAATACAAATGAGGGACATACATAGGCATGACCGCATTTAAATTAACATATGCGATTGTGCACAACTTTTCTCACGGCCACCCCTGCCGAGCGTCCTAGGGCatcggatagggaggagaagaggCTACATCGGCGACAGGGTCGGGTCCTCCTGAGACCGTGCGGAATCAGTCGACACCCCCCACGGTGCAGCCTCGTCCACGGGGAGGAAGCCGCCTTGTTGGTGGTGGGCTTCGTGGAGGGTAGTCGGTGAGGGGACCGGTGTTTACTTTCTTTGCACTTTTCTCTTTCGATAAAGGGTGGATTTTATTAGCTCAAAGAGGagcatcaagaggatacaaaCCCAAAGAGCACACACCCAGCCTCTGCATagctaggatgcacacagccaacaccaACACACGCACACCAAAAAACACGCCAGATAGCAAAGTCATACAAGACCAAAGCTATGTGTAGGCGAGTAAAAGAAAAACCCGAAGCGGCCAGATCCACGATCGGCAAACTATATCAACGAC contains:
- the LOC141040617 gene encoding uncharacterized protein, coding for MGDNESVDAFASRVATLVNRIRALGENLTETSVVRRFLRAAPPRYLQIVMAIEQCIDLETLSIDDLVGRYKAHDERMRYSLGEGRNDENVMLTRAQWLALDSRRGGEGSSSNTRQDRAPKEQSKKNAGDGAPKKKKFDKRKIKCHNCGIMGHFKSECKKPPKEKALLAKGGDDGDMMLMVEVCELMDKDSPAPKAPATEVVTLIEEDVYLHDKKRMNTSRHVWYLDTGASNHMTGDKDQFSEVSVSVGGTVRFGDGRTVDIAGRGTILFELKNGGHKVLTDVYYIPKLKSSIISLGQLEERGCKIVLEDGYLWGYDRQRMLIMKVKRSPNRLYVLNLDRVHPVCLLSSMDDSAWKWHARYCHLNFQALRQLGQKEMIKSKQ